A single genomic interval of Alistipes provencensis harbors:
- a CDS encoding RNA polymerase sigma factor: protein MATIRGFASICQPIIENHPEVKLSNILVYLLIRQFRKTMSGIPIINSFADNKADKLSDLYDRYANVLYNYASGLGFPKDICMDAIHDVFCKLALNESRIEKFTGENHEKFYLFCCLKNRLIDISRRESRTDCFCSEIVPSGFEISIEESLADEEEYQRLKAKVEELMSELTPSQKEAVYLRYMQEMSYEEIAQLLNITPESARKNVFRAMNKMRLAAKRNPTLAFFLLFIHF from the coding sequence ATGGCAACGATTCGCGGGTTTGCATCCATTTGTCAGCCGATAATAGAAAACCATCCGGAAGTCAAGTTATCAAATATTTTAGTATATTTGCTTATTCGACAATTTCGGAAAACAATGTCAGGCATCCCAATCATAAACAGTTTCGCCGATAACAAAGCGGATAAACTATCCGATCTGTACGATAGGTATGCAAATGTACTCTACAACTATGCCTCAGGGCTGGGATTTCCAAAAGACATATGTATGGACGCTATCCACGATGTTTTCTGTAAGTTGGCCCTCAATGAGTCCCGGATAGAGAAATTCACCGGCGAAAACCATGAAAAATTCTATCTTTTCTGCTGTTTAAAAAATCGCCTCATCGACATCTCCCGTCGGGAAAGCCGAACAGACTGCTTTTGTTCGGAGATCGTACCGTCCGGATTTGAGATCTCAATTGAGGAATCCCTTGCTGACGAAGAAGAATATCAAAGGTTAAAGGCAAAAGTTGAAGAGTTGATGTCTGAATTGACTCCGAGTCAAAAGGAAGCCGTATATCTTCGCTACATGCAGGAAATGAGTTACGAAGAGATCGCACAATTGTTGAATATCACTCCGGAATCGGCTCGAAAAAACGTCTTCCGGGCAATGAATAAGATGCGTCTTGCAGCAAAAAGAAACCCCACGCTTGCGTTTTTTTTGCTATTTATTCACTTTTAG
- a CDS encoding endonuclease/exonuclease/phosphatase family protein, which produces MLAIQTLMLFACAAGLCLNTACSKDNDSPETPGKGKGEGVIRLVSYNVATFRFDTENFPAPDRAYGAIGNFLKEIEADVLCINEIDDGVPRTDGVDQPKHFSEIMGGWDYIFGPALDPHPTGGRYGDAALSKKKAIAKDYVFLPKGVGTERRVMCVLEFDDFVFIATHLEHSTGAAHPGQIAVINDYVERHYSDSAKPIFLAGDMNARPESETMTLYQQKWKVISATQTTFPANNPDRCLDYILAYRNNAKYQVVQSQVVRLSGSVKLNLVSDHLPVFVDIKLQ; this is translated from the coding sequence ATGCTTGCAATCCAAACACTGATGTTATTCGCATGTGCCGCCGGATTATGCCTGAATACGGCCTGCAGTAAGGACAATGACAGCCCCGAAACGCCCGGCAAGGGCAAAGGCGAAGGCGTAATCCGCCTGGTTTCCTACAATGTGGCGACGTTCCGGTTCGATACGGAGAACTTCCCCGCTCCGGACCGGGCCTACGGGGCGATCGGCAATTTTCTGAAAGAGATAGAAGCGGACGTCCTCTGCATCAACGAAATAGACGACGGCGTACCGCGCACGGACGGTGTCGACCAGCCTAAACATTTTTCCGAAATCATGGGTGGCTGGGACTATATTTTCGGCCCGGCGCTCGATCCGCACCCCACCGGCGGCCGCTACGGCGACGCAGCTCTCTCCAAGAAGAAAGCCATTGCCAAGGATTACGTTTTCCTGCCTAAGGGGGTCGGAACCGAACGAAGGGTGATGTGCGTACTGGAATTCGACGACTTCGTGTTCATCGCCACCCACCTCGAACACTCCACCGGAGCGGCACATCCCGGGCAGATCGCCGTAATCAACGACTATGTCGAGCGGCACTACTCAGATTCCGCCAAACCTATCTTTCTGGCGGGCGATATGAACGCCCGCCCCGAATCGGAGACGATGACCCTTTACCAGCAGAAATGGAAAGTCATCTCGGCTACACAGACGACCTTCCCGGCGAATAATCCCGACCGCTGCCTCGACTACATCCTTGCTTACAGGAACAATGCAAAATATCAGGTTGTACAGTCACAGGTGGTGCGGCTCTCCGGTTCCGTCAAACTGAACCTTGTTTCCGACCATTTACCGGTATTTGTCGATATCAAACTACAATAA
- a CDS encoding TonB-dependent receptor, translated as MPINFLKFGLFLLLSALAVPSYAVPSDAGAPATPAGKISLTANNTSLRQLFKSIEKQSGYVFLVSDASDAELDKRVTLEIKEAELPEALKRLLAGTDLAYLITEGQITVYNKTARVSEASKETEGGGNLLSVRGVVVDTKEPPTPLVGATIIVKGTPTGTTTDGSGFFSLKAKKGDMLVVSYLGYQTKEVRVNASVSNMSIALAEDATALEQVVVTGMTSQAKVKVASSVGIIENTNFTNKPITRLSQALQGGTTGVFVSQSSGMPGGDGAKIKIRGVASLLGSDPLVLIDGFESDMDKLDPSTVESISVLKDASAASMYGAKAGNGVIVITTKRGTAGRVQVGYNGYFGVQQPLYRPDFGDAVDYMNYYNAASVNSGASPSYTDIMIETTRNGSDPINFPNTDWTKETMREFTNIQEHNLSVSGGNTTARFALAAQYMSQDGIYKYMDNGFERLSVRLNTTINLSKTLFTYVDAFVNRDVQRQPNTTNTSLIDFIYRTPPTVAGIYPRKEGQREDMVYYGIYQTVQNPLYNLQKGIKREEFKDYVTLNIRPTWYIIPELVLKGQVGYRLSSGLTRRTRPAFQLIDYFTDDIVFDSGKMSETSYPNRQSYWTANLMLDWNKDFKNGHTLNLIGGWSSEYDMRNAWDVVTLVSFFGKAYYSYDNRYMLEISARGDGSSLFDKGHKWGFFPSAAVGWNIANESFLKDVKWLNTMKLRLSYGKLGNNHVNPYKYQSLVSSSGNETVNGNPNLTWEVVSIWNAGLDLSFFDNQLDLTVDVFRKKTTDLIVNTPSTLSSALLNSFQNAGDAKVDGFEISAGYNHNFNKHTRIGFNAGYSYTKSKLTRVINSKIVSGDRIYQQGRAITEYYGYVADGLLTQRDIDDNYPIIGGYNSASLSQQPGDVKYVDMNGDGIINDSDRMPIGRVDPESVYYMNLSFSWKNLDFEAQANGVGSVPVFYTNLISNPLDGDNGGKPQRWHFDYWTEDHQTARFPRPTLQAGNNGLFSTFWRENGAFLRVRYIQLGYSCPWLAKKIRAESIRIYANVQNPFTFTNVELIDPESKGTYSTYPMFRTYSVGLNVRF; from the coding sequence ATGCCCATCAATTTTCTAAAATTTGGGCTATTCCTGCTACTTTCGGCATTGGCCGTGCCGTCCTACGCAGTCCCTTCCGACGCCGGCGCACCGGCCACCCCGGCGGGAAAAATCAGCCTCACGGCCAACAACACCTCGCTCCGGCAGCTTTTTAAATCCATCGAAAAGCAGAGCGGCTATGTCTTCCTCGTCTCCGACGCCTCAGATGCCGAACTCGACAAGCGCGTAACGCTCGAAATCAAAGAGGCGGAACTCCCCGAGGCGCTGAAACGCCTCCTTGCGGGAACCGATCTCGCTTACCTCATCACTGAAGGCCAGATAACCGTCTACAATAAAACCGCCCGGGTATCCGAAGCGAGCAAAGAAACTGAGGGGGGGGGTAATCTGCTTTCCGTCCGGGGCGTTGTAGTCGATACCAAAGAGCCTCCCACACCGCTTGTCGGCGCCACCATCATCGTAAAGGGAACCCCCACGGGTACGACCACCGACGGCAGCGGCTTCTTCTCCCTCAAAGCAAAGAAAGGCGACATGCTGGTCGTCAGCTACTTGGGTTACCAGACCAAGGAGGTTCGCGTCAACGCATCGGTATCGAACATGTCGATCGCTCTGGCCGAAGACGCTACGGCGCTCGAACAAGTGGTCGTGACGGGAATGACCTCGCAGGCGAAGGTCAAAGTCGCCTCGTCGGTCGGCATCATCGAAAACACCAATTTCACCAATAAACCCATCACCCGCTTGTCGCAGGCCCTCCAGGGTGGTACAACTGGTGTTTTCGTGTCGCAGAGCTCCGGCATGCCGGGCGGCGACGGTGCAAAAATCAAGATTCGCGGTGTCGCGTCGCTGCTGGGTTCCGATCCGCTCGTCCTGATCGACGGCTTCGAGTCGGACATGGACAAACTCGACCCCTCGACCGTGGAGTCGATCTCGGTGCTCAAGGATGCTTCGGCAGCCTCGATGTACGGAGCCAAGGCCGGTAATGGTGTAATCGTCATCACCACCAAGCGCGGTACGGCAGGCCGTGTGCAGGTGGGCTACAACGGCTACTTCGGCGTGCAGCAGCCCCTCTACCGTCCCGATTTCGGCGACGCCGTTGACTACATGAATTACTACAACGCAGCTTCGGTGAACAGCGGCGCATCCCCGAGCTACACGGATATCATGATTGAAACCACGCGCAACGGCTCCGACCCGATCAACTTTCCCAACACCGACTGGACGAAGGAAACGATGCGCGAGTTCACCAACATTCAGGAACACAACCTCAGCGTCTCGGGTGGTAACACCACGGCCCGCTTCGCGCTGGCAGCGCAGTACATGTCGCAGGACGGCATCTACAAATACATGGACAACGGTTTCGAACGCCTGTCGGTGCGTCTGAACACGACCATCAACCTCTCGAAGACGCTCTTCACCTATGTCGACGCCTTCGTCAACCGTGACGTACAGCGCCAGCCCAACACCACCAATACATCGCTGATCGACTTCATCTACCGCACACCGCCGACCGTCGCGGGCATTTATCCCCGCAAGGAGGGTCAGCGCGAGGACATGGTTTATTACGGCATCTACCAGACCGTGCAGAATCCGTTGTACAACCTCCAGAAAGGCATCAAACGGGAAGAGTTCAAGGATTATGTGACGCTGAACATCCGCCCCACATGGTACATCATTCCGGAACTGGTCCTGAAAGGACAGGTCGGTTACCGCCTCTCGTCAGGACTCACGCGCCGCACACGCCCGGCTTTCCAACTGATCGACTACTTTACCGACGACATCGTTTTCGACAGCGGCAAGATGAGTGAGACCTCCTATCCCAATCGCCAATCGTACTGGACGGCCAATCTGATGCTCGACTGGAACAAGGATTTCAAGAACGGCCATACGCTCAACCTCATCGGCGGCTGGTCGTCCGAATACGACATGCGCAACGCCTGGGACGTGGTGACGTTGGTTTCGTTCTTCGGAAAAGCCTATTACAGCTACGACAACCGCTACATGCTGGAAATCTCGGCCCGCGGCGACGGCTCGTCGCTCTTCGACAAGGGCCACAAATGGGGCTTCTTCCCCTCGGCCGCCGTGGGATGGAACATCGCCAACGAGTCGTTCCTCAAGGACGTCAAGTGGCTCAACACGATGAAACTACGCCTGTCCTACGGCAAGTTGGGCAACAATCACGTCAACCCCTACAAATACCAGAGTCTGGTAAGCAGCAGCGGCAACGAGACCGTCAACGGAAACCCCAACCTCACATGGGAGGTCGTCTCGATTTGGAACGCCGGTCTCGACCTGAGTTTCTTCGACAACCAGTTGGACCTCACAGTGGACGTCTTCCGCAAAAAGACTACCGACCTAATTGTCAACACCCCCTCGACGCTCAGTTCGGCGCTGCTCAACTCGTTCCAGAACGCCGGTGACGCCAAGGTCGACGGGTTCGAGATCAGCGCGGGCTACAATCACAACTTCAACAAACACACGCGTATCGGCTTCAACGCCGGCTATTCGTATACCAAGTCGAAATTGACGCGGGTAATCAACAGCAAAATCGTCTCCGGAGACCGTATTTACCAACAGGGGCGCGCCATTACCGAGTATTACGGCTATGTGGCCGACGGTCTGTTGACCCAGCGCGACATCGACGACAACTACCCGATCATCGGCGGCTACAATTCGGCATCGCTCTCCCAGCAGCCCGGCGACGTGAAATACGTCGACATGAACGGCGACGGAATAATCAACGACAGTGACCGCATGCCCATCGGCCGGGTCGACCCCGAATCGGTCTACTACATGAACCTGTCGTTTTCGTGGAAAAACCTCGATTTCGAGGCGCAGGCCAACGGCGTGGGTTCGGTTCCGGTCTTCTACACCAACCTGATTTCCAATCCGCTCGACGGCGATAACGGCGGCAAACCCCAGCGCTGGCATTTCGACTACTGGACCGAAGACCACCAGACGGCCCGGTTTCCACGCCCGACGCTCCAGGCCGGCAACAACGGACTCTTCTCGACGTTCTGGCGCGAGAACGGCGCGTTCCTGCGCGTACGTTACATCCAACTGGGTTACAGTTGCCCATGGCTGGCCAAGAAAATCCGGGCCGAAAGCATCCGCATCTACGCCAACGTACAGAATCCCTTTACCTTTACCAACGTCGAACTGATCGACCCTGAAAGCAAAGGAACCTATTCCACCTATCCCATGTTCCGCACCTACTCCGTGGGACTGAACGTACGGTTTTAA
- a CDS encoding site-specific integrase: MSPEEEINKLIIGKVRQQRQDRTRDMFLFCCFTGLSYADLAKLSYEELKQTPDGTWWISSTRQKTKVTFTVKLLSVANAILEKYRIPTIRLNRLFPGNPDRVFPVASLKSSDASLKQIARQCGIAKNLKFHMARHTFATTVTLMNGIPLETVSKMLGHKYTTTTQIYAKVTNPMIDKAITQIEGKIGERFQFPRLPEENAG; the protein is encoded by the coding sequence ATATCTCCCGAAGAAGAAATCAATAAACTAATTATCGGCAAAGTCAGGCAGCAGCGTCAGGATCGGACACGGGATATGTTTCTGTTCTGCTGTTTTACGGGATTGTCCTATGCCGATCTGGCGAAACTGAGTTATGAGGAGTTGAAACAAACACCGGACGGAACATGGTGGATTAGCAGTACCCGTCAGAAGACGAAAGTCACGTTTACGGTAAAACTTCTTTCGGTTGCAAACGCAATCCTTGAAAAGTACCGTATTCCGACAATCCGGTTAAACCGACTTTTTCCCGGAAATCCGGACAGGGTCTTCCCGGTCGCTTCTTTGAAATCCTCGGACGCCAGCCTGAAACAGATCGCCAGACAATGCGGAATTGCGAAGAATCTGAAATTCCACATGGCGCGGCATACCTTTGCCACGACGGTTACCTTGATGAACGGCATTCCGCTGGAAACGGTATCAAAAATGCTGGGGCACAAATATACGACCACGACTCAGATCTATGCCAAGGTCACGAATCCGATGATCGACAAAGCCATTACCCAGATCGAAGGTAAGATCGGTGAGCGATTTCAATTCCCGCGTTTACCCGAAGAAAATGCCGGATAA
- a CDS encoding phage integrase SAM-like domain and Arm DNA-binding domain-containing protein: MRSTFKVLFYLKKDKHKPQPVVPVMGRITVNGTISQFSAKLNVPPHLWEVKGGRAKGKSFEADRINRHLDNIRIQIGKHYQSICDHDEYVSADKVKNAYLGFGRKYKLLLELCDEFCKDYKTRVDVDRTIHSLLRYQTLRRDLSLFVCRNYKVRDVPLAELDQSFAEKFTAYLKHVKGLADTTSSVEIKSLKHIVKKAFNDGQIDKNPFAYYYYFTDQPEIEYLPKKKSIN, encoded by the coding sequence ATGCGCAGCACATTCAAGGTTCTGTTCTACCTCAAAAAGGACAAACACAAACCTCAGCCGGTAGTTCCTGTCATGGGCCGTATTACCGTCAACGGTACGATCTCCCAGTTCAGCGCCAAACTCAACGTACCTCCCCATCTGTGGGAAGTGAAGGGCGGAAGAGCCAAGGGCAAAAGCTTTGAAGCCGACCGTATCAACCGCCATCTGGATAATATCCGTATCCAGATAGGTAAACACTATCAGTCTATCTGCGACCATGACGAATATGTTTCCGCCGATAAGGTAAAAAATGCTTATCTGGGTTTCGGCAGAAAGTATAAACTGTTACTGGAGTTATGCGATGAATTCTGTAAGGATTACAAGACCCGTGTAGACGTCGACCGTACCATCCACTCCTTACTTCGTTATCAAACCTTAAGACGTGATTTGAGTCTCTTCGTCTGCCGGAACTATAAAGTCAGGGATGTCCCCCTTGCGGAACTGGATCAGTCTTTTGCAGAGAAATTTACCGCTTATCTGAAGCATGTCAAAGGCCTTGCCGACACGACGAGCAGCGTTGAGATCAAATCGCTGAAGCATATCGTCAAGAAAGCCTTTAACGACGGGCAAATAGACAAGAATCCGTTTGCCTATTACTACTACTTTACCGACCAGCCGGAAATTGAATATCTCCCGAAGAAGAAATCAATAAACTAA
- a CDS encoding calcineurin-like phosphoesterase C-terminal domain-containing protein has protein sequence MCSLAALLAVCCGVKEDQGGKGGGEIDYSQIEVKPAVGKDLYGQLTDTNGKPIRGVVVSDGTTSVATNAYGIYQIKRNPEAKFVYYSTPWDYEIETAEDCSAAKFYAEIPENAGVHRQDFQLRKRTGDASDFTVIGVGDPQVRVPMDNERFTNETTPALKDAVARQTKPCIILSMGDQVEDNLDYMAATRLNLGSTGAPAFSVVGNHDKLRDAANSSLPRNADDHSALWGPTDYTFNMGNYLFVGMDNVIFENGSSYHGGFTDEQVAWLEQQVAPVGTDRSVIFFCHIPMRNSKNSTKILDILSRFKSLDVFSGHTHDHQNIENATYYEHIHGAACGAWWWSNLNTDATPLGFTVYEMSGNSIKNAYFQPVNHDRNFQFRLYRGNHAYKGWGNPDDLYGAGSADVLYDYTFGLADDVIVANVWNADSKWDIAVYENGEYSGSMSRINMKDMWGMAVHEGNTYETRIDRWLAVSVTCTHLYSYKLKDKNAEVKVIVTDRYNNKYESSEFTTDVTEGISLLKNENPYLNR, from the coding sequence ATGTGTTCACTGGCAGCCCTCCTCGCCGTATGCTGCGGCGTAAAAGAGGATCAGGGCGGCAAAGGCGGCGGCGAAATCGACTATTCGCAAATCGAGGTGAAGCCCGCCGTCGGCAAAGACCTCTACGGGCAGCTCACCGACACCAACGGAAAACCCATCCGGGGCGTGGTGGTGAGCGACGGCACGACCAGCGTGGCGACCAACGCCTACGGCATCTACCAGATCAAGCGCAATCCCGAAGCGAAGTTCGTCTATTACTCGACGCCCTGGGACTACGAAATCGAAACGGCCGAGGATTGTTCGGCGGCGAAATTCTACGCCGAAATTCCCGAAAACGCAGGCGTGCACCGTCAGGATTTTCAGTTGCGCAAGCGCACGGGCGACGCCTCCGATTTCACGGTGATCGGCGTGGGTGACCCGCAGGTGAGGGTCCCCATGGACAACGAACGTTTCACCAACGAAACGACCCCGGCGCTGAAGGACGCCGTCGCCCGGCAGACCAAGCCCTGCATCATTCTGTCGATGGGCGATCAGGTCGAAGACAACCTCGACTACATGGCCGCCACACGGCTGAACCTCGGGTCGACGGGTGCCCCGGCATTCTCCGTCGTCGGCAACCACGACAAACTCCGCGATGCGGCAAATTCCTCGCTCCCGCGCAACGCCGACGACCACAGCGCGTTGTGGGGGCCGACCGACTACACGTTCAACATGGGTAACTATCTTTTCGTCGGCATGGACAACGTCATTTTCGAGAACGGCTCGAGCTATCACGGCGGTTTCACCGATGAACAGGTCGCCTGGCTGGAACAACAGGTAGCGCCCGTCGGCACGGACCGTTCGGTGATTTTTTTCTGTCATATCCCGATGCGCAATTCGAAAAATTCGACGAAAATACTGGACATTCTCTCCCGCTTCAAGTCGCTGGACGTATTCTCCGGTCACACGCACGACCACCAAAATATCGAAAACGCCACCTATTACGAACACATCCACGGTGCGGCATGCGGCGCCTGGTGGTGGAGCAACCTGAACACCGACGCTACACCGCTCGGATTCACGGTCTACGAAATGTCGGGAAACTCGATTAAGAATGCCTACTTCCAGCCCGTCAACCACGACCGCAATTTCCAGTTCCGCCTCTATCGCGGCAACCATGCCTACAAAGGCTGGGGCAACCCCGACGACCTGTACGGTGCAGGCAGCGCCGACGTATTGTACGACTACACGTTCGGGCTGGCCGACGACGTGATCGTGGCCAACGTCTGGAACGCCGATTCAAAATGGGACATCGCCGTCTATGAGAACGGCGAATATTCGGGCAGCATGTCGCGTATCAACATGAAGGACATGTGGGGCATGGCCGTACACGAAGGCAACACCTACGAAACCCGCATCGACCGCTGGCTGGCCGTAAGCGTAACCTGCACGCATCTCTATTCCTATAAACTCAAGGACAAAAACGCCGAGGTGAAGGTAATCGTTACGGACCGCTACAACAACAAGTACGAATCTTCGGAATTCACTACCGATGTAACGGAAGGGATTTCGCTGTTGAAAAACGAAAATCCGTACCTCAACCGATAA
- a CDS encoding RagB/SusD family nutrient uptake outer membrane protein, whose protein sequence is MKFQHKIAKYLTAAFLLGSVTFLTGCEDFLQKDVPNDTTEEEWWQTIGQLNTALNSIYKTIPSGLILYQNSDDSSTTPGAASNTIVEREALTDNCIGSANYVNFSNYDSGTVPTSDILARTLWFNRWRGIRRACRFLENYHRAFVPTSYKSQVTRMAAEVRACRAFYHLDLFLHFGNIPIVETPTLPSEQELSRESAERIVNWIAGEFETAAGDLPVKDGPGYTATEAWRWTQDACYAYISYLYLYVGDWANAKKWAWKVIEGGRYKLMRAETDEGTAPYTVHHSAYSTLFIAKNFEGTAAGNNTEAIFLKNNGAQQVRARLAPYGGTAGGVVDSPTASLVNEYELLDGRTLDELDDATRNELIRNPKALPRDPRLTATILFPNENFINVCPDPWTPGSLDQVGRINSTMTGYWVKKWGNYRDWVDKRGDTQGINDFYLMRYAVVLLNYVEAAIELNELSDENIYTFLNDIRTRAGMPEVDRTKYKTQAKLRELVRRERRVELAFEGHRLFDIRRWKIGTQVMNGPVLGAYNPNTGKQHQAKVRVFNERDYLWPIPADEMSMNPNMEQNPGY, encoded by the coding sequence ATGAAATTTCAGCATAAAATCGCAAAATACCTTACGGCGGCCTTCCTGCTGGGAAGCGTAACTTTTCTGACGGGTTGTGAGGACTTCCTCCAGAAAGACGTGCCCAACGACACCACCGAGGAGGAGTGGTGGCAGACAATCGGACAGCTCAACACCGCCCTGAACAGTATCTACAAAACCATCCCTTCGGGGCTGATCCTCTACCAGAATTCGGACGACAGCTCCACTACCCCCGGAGCGGCCAGCAATACAATAGTAGAACGGGAAGCCCTTACCGACAACTGCATCGGAAGCGCTAACTACGTCAATTTCAGCAATTACGACAGCGGCACAGTTCCCACCAGCGACATTCTCGCACGTACACTGTGGTTCAACCGTTGGCGGGGTATCCGCCGCGCGTGCCGGTTTCTGGAGAACTACCACCGGGCATTCGTTCCTACCTCCTACAAATCGCAGGTGACGCGCATGGCCGCCGAAGTACGCGCCTGCCGGGCCTTCTACCACCTCGACCTCTTCCTGCATTTCGGGAACATCCCCATCGTCGAAACCCCCACGCTGCCCTCCGAGCAGGAACTGAGCCGCGAAAGCGCCGAGCGAATCGTGAACTGGATCGCCGGTGAGTTCGAAACTGCAGCCGGCGACCTCCCGGTAAAGGACGGCCCGGGCTATACGGCCACCGAGGCCTGGCGCTGGACACAGGACGCCTGCTACGCTTACATATCCTATCTCTACCTCTATGTGGGTGACTGGGCCAATGCTAAGAAATGGGCTTGGAAAGTAATCGAGGGGGGCCGCTACAAACTCATGCGCGCAGAAACCGACGAGGGCACGGCCCCTTACACCGTACACCACAGCGCCTACTCGACCCTGTTCATCGCCAAGAACTTCGAAGGTACCGCCGCCGGAAACAACACCGAGGCCATCTTCCTCAAGAACAACGGCGCCCAGCAGGTCCGCGCCCGTCTGGCTCCGTACGGCGGCACGGCCGGCGGCGTAGTCGACTCGCCGACAGCCTCGCTGGTCAACGAATACGAACTGCTCGACGGCCGCACGCTCGACGAGCTGGATGACGCGACGCGCAACGAACTAATCCGGAACCCGAAGGCGCTGCCGCGCGACCCGCGCCTGACAGCTACAATACTCTTCCCGAACGAGAATTTCATCAACGTATGTCCCGACCCATGGACCCCTGGCAGTCTCGACCAGGTTGGCCGTATCAACTCGACGATGACGGGCTACTGGGTGAAAAAATGGGGCAATTATCGCGACTGGGTAGACAAACGCGGCGACACGCAAGGTATCAACGACTTTTATTTGATGCGCTACGCCGTCGTGCTGCTCAACTATGTGGAGGCAGCCATTGAACTGAACGAACTTTCGGACGAGAACATCTACACCTTCTTGAACGATATCCGCACCCGTGCCGGCATGCCTGAGGTCGACCGCACAAAATATAAAACGCAGGCGAAACTGCGCGAACTGGTCCGCCGCGAACGCCGCGTGGAACTGGCATTCGAGGGCCACCGCCTGTTCGACATCCGTCGCTGGAAGATCGGTACGCAGGTGATGAACGGCCCCGTTCTCGGCGCCTACAACCCCAACACAGGAAAACAGCATCAGGCGAAGGTCCGCGTCTTCAACGAACGCGACTACCTGTGGCCCATTCCGGCCGACGAGATGTCCATGAACCCCAATATGGAGCAGAATCCCGGTTATTAA
- a CDS encoding FecR family protein, with the protein MHDRANTPDRPSFLNDKKFIAWRLQRTPELDNYWMLFRKEHPECSDELDRAIDQFKAVRINGSRLSEAQLDELWKRIRATTERQRQARRQQFVRQLIAAASIILIFVSGFYLSNRNPEVVLVSSIVGEQFPEQEIQLHTGQEVVALTRDASIVVDKGRITVTDEQTSVLSPAQNNNKLVVPYGQRATLTLADGTKVWLNSGTELEFPGEFAGPTRDITVSGEIYLEVTENPERPFRVHTDKFDVRVLGTKFNVSAYADDPQCAVVLVAGKVAVETGNEAMEIVPGQMATYNALHGIARSEVDVEEYISWKDNVLLFRRATISEILQKIGRYYNVSFDIGDKTLSEKTCTGKLYLASDIDDIMQALTVISDTSYKREGNTVYITRKSSLPMEQ; encoded by the coding sequence ATGCATGACAGAGCCAATACTCCCGATCGCCCGAGCTTCTTAAATGATAAAAAATTCATAGCATGGCGACTTCAACGAACGCCTGAATTGGATAATTATTGGATGCTGTTCCGTAAGGAGCATCCGGAGTGTTCCGACGAACTGGACCGGGCCATCGATCAATTCAAGGCGGTTCGGATAAACGGCTCCCGGCTTTCCGAAGCACAATTGGACGAGTTGTGGAAACGCATTCGGGCAACCACCGAGAGGCAACGTCAAGCGAGGAGACAGCAGTTCGTCCGGCAACTGATCGCAGCGGCAAGTATCATTCTTATATTCGTTTCGGGATTCTATCTGTCAAATCGCAACCCGGAGGTTGTCCTTGTATCCTCGATCGTCGGCGAGCAATTCCCGGAACAGGAAATCCAACTCCACACAGGACAAGAAGTGGTCGCGCTTACCCGAGATGCCTCGATCGTTGTAGACAAGGGACGCATTACGGTCACCGACGAGCAGACTTCCGTCCTGTCACCCGCTCAAAACAACAACAAACTCGTTGTTCCTTACGGCCAACGGGCTACCCTTACGTTGGCAGATGGGACGAAAGTGTGGCTCAATTCCGGCACGGAGCTCGAATTTCCGGGCGAATTTGCCGGACCTACCCGGGATATCACGGTAAGCGGAGAGATATACCTTGAAGTGACGGAAAACCCCGAACGGCCCTTCCGCGTCCATACCGACAAATTCGACGTCCGGGTCCTCGGCACGAAATTCAACGTTTCGGCCTATGCCGACGATCCGCAATGCGCCGTGGTGCTCGTCGCAGGCAAAGTCGCCGTCGAAACCGGCAACGAGGCAATGGAGATAGTTCCCGGCCAGATGGCAACTTACAACGCCCTGCACGGCATCGCTCGATCGGAGGTCGACGTCGAAGAGTATATCAGTTGGAAAGACAATGTGCTGCTGTTCCGGCGCGCCACGATCTCCGAAATCCTGCAGAAAATCGGCCGGTACTACAACGTTTCGTTCGACATCGGCGATAAAACCCTTTCGGAAAAAACCTGCACCGGAAAACTCTACCTCGCATCGGACATCGACGACATCATGCAGGCCCTGACCGTCATTTCAGACACCTCCTACAAACGTGAGGGGAACACCGTATACATCACCCGAAAAAGCAGTCTGCCTATGGAACAATGA
- the rpsU gene encoding 30S ribosomal protein S21: MIIMPVKEGENIERALKKFKRKYERTGVLKELRRRQYFTKPSIAKREAMMHAVYVEHMYRDEE; this comes from the coding sequence ATGATTATCATGCCGGTAAAAGAGGGCGAAAACATCGAGCGCGCCCTGAAAAAGTTCAAACGCAAATACGAGCGCACGGGCGTCCTGAAGGAGCTCCGCCGTCGTCAGTACTTCACCAAGCCTTCGATTGCGAAGCGCGAAGCGATGATGCACGCCGTATATGTGGAACACATGTACCGCGACGAGGAATAA